Proteins from one Zavarzinia compransoris genomic window:
- a CDS encoding DUF6362 family protein, which yields MWTGELVAARLEEAADTLRRLPDTETKYRLGLRSAWPDVVRESVAVQASTGVRVRLGPPSPGAIDRLEATIGWLSLLTEAQRRIAWALASGISAARLARMIGCHRNTIANRQAAALRIIAGHLNQPAAQGAGACVQDMGV from the coding sequence ATGTGGACGGGTGAATTGGTCGCAGCGCGGCTGGAGGAGGCGGCGGATACCCTGCGCCGCCTGCCGGATACGGAGACGAAGTACCGCCTGGGCCTGCGCTCCGCCTGGCCCGATGTGGTGCGCGAATCGGTGGCGGTCCAGGCCTCCACCGGGGTGCGCGTCCGCCTCGGCCCGCCCAGCCCGGGCGCCATCGACCGGCTGGAGGCGACGATCGGCTGGCTGTCCCTGCTGACCGAGGCGCAGCGCCGCATCGCCTGGGCGCTGGCCAGCGGGATTTCCGCGGCGCGCCTCGCCCGCATGATCGGCTGCCACCGCAACACGATCGCCAATCGCCAGGCGGCGGCGCTGCGCATCATCGCCGGCCATCTGAACCAGCCCGCGGCGCAAGGGGCGGGGGCCTGCGTCCAGGACATGGGTGTTTGA
- a CDS encoding XRE family transcriptional regulator — protein sequence MHNRLGEWRRHAGLTQDQLAERAGTVRSQIVKLERGERRLTVDWMLRLAKHLGCEPGDLLPEAPLPAAAGLQAPAPQPWAEAAPLRDLPVCGAARGGANALFVDQGQALEYTFRPAQLAGVANAFAVYAVGDSMEPKFRAGDLLFLNPNLPPVRGCFVVVELGDDEAYVKQFVRQSNDELTLREFNPEPRDLPAIPTRRVKAIHRVVGSWEGQ from the coding sequence GTGCACAATCGCCTGGGCGAATGGCGCCGCCATGCGGGGCTGACACAGGACCAGCTGGCCGAACGCGCGGGCACCGTGCGCTCGCAGATCGTGAAACTGGAACGGGGCGAACGCCGCCTCACCGTCGACTGGATGCTGCGCCTCGCCAAGCACCTGGGCTGCGAGCCGGGCGATCTTTTGCCGGAAGCCCCCCTGCCCGCCGCGGCCGGGCTCCAGGCCCCGGCGCCGCAGCCCTGGGCGGAGGCTGCCCCCTTGCGCGACCTTCCGGTCTGCGGCGCGGCGCGGGGCGGGGCCAATGCCCTGTTCGTCGACCAGGGCCAGGCCCTCGAATATACCTTCCGGCCGGCCCAGCTGGCGGGGGTGGCGAATGCCTTCGCCGTCTATGCGGTGGGCGATTCGATGGAGCCGAAGTTCCGCGCCGGCGATCTCCTGTTCCTCAATCCCAACCTGCCGCCGGTGCGGGGCTGCTTCGTCGTCGTCGAACTGGGCGACGACGAAGCCTATGTGAAGCAATTCGTCCGCCAGTCGAACGACGAATTGACCTTGCGCGAATTCAACCCCGAACCCCGGGACCTGCCGGCCATCCCCACCCGCCGGGTGAAGGCCATCCACCGCGTCGTCGGCAGCTGGGAGGGGCAGTAG
- a CDS encoding aldehyde dehydrogenase family protein, translating into MSNHLKFYIDGAFVDPLVPATLDVINPATEEAYTQISVGTAADVERAVAAARAAFPAFAKVPQAERLALLKRILEIYNERYEDIARAVSEEMGAPLSFARAAQAWAGQVHLEATIKALEDFVFEYPRGSTRIVLEPIGVVGMITPWNWPLNQIVCKVAPAIATGCTMVLKPSEIAPISGIVFAEIMAAAGVPKGVFNMVNGTGPDVGQVIAAHPGVDMVSFTGSTRAGIIVAKSAADTVKRVAQELGGKSANIILGDADLEAAVTAGVGGCFGNSGQSCDAPTRMFVPADRHAEALEIARAAAETHKVGDPLAEDTVLGPLVSQLQFDKVQRLIKAGIDEGATLVSGGLGRPDGLNRGYYAKPTVFGNVQHEMTISREEIFGPVLSILPYGTEAEAIEKANDTVYGLAAYIASGDIGHARAVARELRAGTVNINYPDWDTHAPFGGYKQSGNGREYADWGIHDFLETKGIVGHGE; encoded by the coding sequence ATGTCCAACCATCTGAAATTCTATATCGACGGCGCCTTCGTCGACCCGCTGGTGCCGGCGACGCTCGACGTCATCAACCCGGCGACGGAAGAAGCCTATACGCAGATTTCCGTCGGCACCGCCGCCGACGTCGAGCGGGCGGTGGCGGCGGCGCGGGCGGCCTTCCCGGCCTTCGCCAAGGTGCCGCAGGCCGAGCGCCTGGCCCTGCTGAAGCGCATCCTCGAAATCTACAACGAGCGCTACGAGGATATCGCCCGCGCGGTGAGCGAGGAAATGGGCGCGCCCCTGTCGTTCGCCCGCGCCGCCCAGGCCTGGGCCGGCCAGGTTCACCTCGAGGCGACGATCAAGGCGCTGGAAGACTTCGTCTTCGAATACCCGCGCGGTTCCACCCGCATCGTGCTGGAGCCGATCGGCGTCGTCGGCATGATCACGCCGTGGAACTGGCCGCTGAACCAGATCGTCTGCAAGGTGGCGCCGGCGATCGCGACCGGCTGCACCATGGTGCTGAAACCGTCCGAGATCGCGCCGATCTCGGGCATCGTCTTCGCCGAGATCATGGCGGCGGCGGGCGTGCCCAAGGGCGTGTTCAACATGGTGAACGGCACCGGCCCCGATGTCGGCCAGGTGATCGCCGCCCATCCGGGCGTCGACATGGTCTCCTTCACCGGCTCGACCCGGGCCGGCATCATCGTCGCCAAGTCGGCGGCGGACACGGTGAAGCGCGTCGCCCAGGAACTGGGCGGCAAGTCGGCCAACATCATTCTCGGCGATGCGGATCTCGAAGCGGCGGTCACCGCCGGCGTCGGCGGCTGTTTCGGCAATTCGGGCCAGTCCTGCGATGCTCCGACCCGCATGTTCGTGCCCGCCGACCGCCATGCCGAAGCGCTGGAGATCGCCCGGGCCGCGGCCGAGACCCACAAGGTCGGCGATCCGCTGGCGGAGGATACGGTGCTCGGCCCCCTGGTCTCGCAGCTTCAGTTCGACAAGGTGCAGCGCCTGATCAAGGCCGGCATCGACGAGGGCGCGACCCTGGTCAGCGGCGGCCTCGGCCGGCCGGACGGCCTCAACCGCGGCTATTACGCAAAGCCCACGGTGTTCGGCAACGTCCAGCACGAGATGACCATCTCGCGCGAGGAAATCTTCGGCCCCGTGCTCTCGATCCTGCCCTATGGGACCGAGGCGGAGGCGATCGAAAAGGCCAACGACACGGTCTATGGCCTCGCCGCCTATATCGCTTCCGGCGATATCGGCCATGCCCGCGCCGTGGCCCGGGAATTGCGCGCCGGCACCGTGAACATCAACTATCCCGACTGGGACACCCATGCCCCCTTCGGCGGCTACAAGCAGTCGGGCAACGGCCGCGAATATGCCGACTGGGGCATCCATGATTTCCTGGAGACCAAGGGCATCGTCGGCCACGGCGAATAG
- a CDS encoding GNAT family N-acetyltransferase, whose amino-acid sequence MTTLMQERPEDGPAIETLIDASFGGDRFKKTVYKFRDGVPPVPELCFVAYDRGRLVGSLRFWPILIAGKTEAILLGPLAVDGSRRGQGIGAALMWHGLAEAQRQGHRIVILVGDYDYYVKFGFRREPCVRLDLPGWVDRKRFLARALVPGAVDNLAGMIGKWVPAAERPRDVA is encoded by the coding sequence ATGACCACCCTGATGCAGGAACGGCCGGAAGACGGCCCCGCCATCGAAACCCTGATCGACGCGTCCTTCGGCGGCGATCGTTTCAAGAAGACGGTCTACAAGTTCCGCGACGGCGTGCCGCCGGTGCCGGAACTGTGTTTCGTCGCCTATGACCGCGGCCGGCTGGTGGGCAGCCTGCGCTTCTGGCCGATCCTGATCGCCGGCAAGACCGAGGCGATCCTGCTCGGGCCGCTGGCGGTCGACGGCAGCCGGCGGGGGCAGGGGATCGGCGCCGCCCTGATGTGGCACGGCCTGGCCGAGGCCCAGCGCCAGGGCCACCGGATCGTGATCCTGGTCGGCGACTATGATTACTACGTGAAATTCGGCTTCCGGCGCGAACCCTGCGTCCGGCTGGACCTGCCCGGCTGGGTGGATCGCAAGCGGTTCCTGGCCCGCGCCCTGGTGCCGGGCGCGGTCGACAATCTCGCCGGCATGATCGGGAAATGGGTGCCCGCGGCGGAACGGCCGCGCGACGTCGCCTGA
- a CDS encoding amidase, whose protein sequence is MISKDEYAAQDALGLAALVANGAASPDELLDHALARVAAVNPAVNAVTFLDEAGARRQIDRGLPRGPFTGVPMLIKDMNAHVAGWPLTNGSRSYRDFICDHDSVLIERYRRAGFVLFGRSASPEFGLTSTTETLVHGKTRNPFGLERTSGGSSGGASAAVAAGIIPLAHASDGGGSIRIPAACCGLFGLKPSRARITMAPDAAEGWGSMSTVHAVGVSVRDSAALLDATAAPVPGDPYAAPAPARPWAAEVGAPVGRLRIALCLEAANPTVLAAPALDAIALIRAALADLGHEIVEVARLPLSGPVLTAAQQTLIACNVARSVDQRLAATGARIEDVIEPVPLMLATAGRAIPATAYLDALATIHDAGRRMAAFLDEGRYDLLLTPLLPDSPPPLGTLSLSPADLGDYVAAIGRVVAFTGLQNMTGQPAMAVPAGLDALGLPRAVQVAARFGDEAQLYRLAAQLETVVPWRGLRPAL, encoded by the coding sequence ATGATCAGCAAAGACGAGTATGCGGCACAGGACGCGCTGGGCCTTGCCGCCCTTGTCGCCAACGGCGCGGCCAGCCCGGACGAACTGCTGGACCACGCGCTCGCCCGCGTGGCCGCGGTCAACCCGGCGGTGAATGCCGTCACCTTCCTCGACGAGGCGGGGGCCAGGCGCCAGATCGACCGCGGCCTGCCCCGGGGCCCCTTCACCGGCGTGCCCATGCTGATCAAGGACATGAATGCCCATGTCGCCGGCTGGCCCCTGACTAACGGCAGCCGGAGCTACCGGGATTTCATCTGCGACCACGACAGCGTGCTGATCGAGCGCTACCGCCGCGCCGGCTTCGTCCTGTTCGGGCGCAGCGCGTCGCCCGAATTCGGCCTGACCTCGACCACGGAAACCCTGGTCCACGGCAAGACCCGCAACCCCTTCGGCCTGGAACGGACCTCCGGCGGTTCGTCGGGCGGGGCTTCGGCGGCGGTGGCGGCCGGGATCATCCCCCTGGCCCATGCCTCGGACGGCGGCGGCTCGATCCGCATTCCCGCCGCCTGCTGCGGGCTGTTCGGCCTGAAGCCCTCGCGCGCCCGGATCACCATGGCGCCCGATGCCGCCGAGGGCTGGGGCAGCATGTCCACGGTCCATGCCGTCGGCGTCAGCGTGCGCGATTCGGCCGCCCTGCTCGATGCGACCGCGGCCCCGGTCCCGGGCGATCCCTATGCCGCCCCGGCGCCGGCGCGGCCCTGGGCGGCGGAAGTGGGGGCGCCGGTCGGGCGCCTGCGCATCGCGCTCTGCCTCGAAGCCGCCAATCCGACCGTGCTCGCGGCCCCGGCGCTCGACGCCATCGCGCTGATCCGCGCCGCCCTTGCCGATCTCGGCCACGAGATCGTCGAGGTGGCGCGGCTGCCCCTTTCCGGCCCGGTCCTGACCGCGGCGCAGCAGACGCTGATCGCCTGCAATGTCGCCCGCAGCGTCGACCAGCGCCTGGCCGCGACCGGCGCCCGGATCGAGGATGTCATCGAGCCGGTCCCCCTGATGCTGGCGACCGCCGGCCGCGCAATCCCGGCCACGGCCTATCTCGACGCGCTGGCGACGATCCACGACGCCGGCCGGCGCATGGCCGCCTTCCTGGACGAGGGGCGTTACGACCTGCTGCTGACCCCGCTGCTGCCCGACAGCCCGCCGCCGCTCGGCACCCTGTCGCTGTCGCCGGCCGATCTTGGCGACTATGTCGCGGCGATCGGGCGCGTGGTCGCCTTCACCGGGCTCCAGAACATGACCGGGCAGCCGGCCATGGCGGTGCCTGCCGGCCTCGACGCGCTGGGCCTGCCGCGCGCCGTGCAGGTCGCTGCCCGCTTCGGCGACGAGGCCCAGCTGTACCGCCTGGCGGCACAGCTGGAAACCGTGGTGCCGTGGCGGGGCCTGCGCCCCGCCCTTTGA
- a CDS encoding DUF445 domain-containing protein — protein sequence MNDLAAFWQELYARPDFWGFVSIPIVAAVVTWGHVWMAIQMVFYPIHFVGYRPLLLGWQGIIPRKAEKMAGIVVDKTLTKLGTVGDFLDQMNPELIAAYVANAIERRIEEIVDEVMEEQNKVLWQNLPRMVRNRVYAHVREKLPDVMLELMMEIMADVDSLVDVREMVVRQMAGDRNLMVRMFQEVGHKEFKFIIDVSFWIGLGFGFIQMILFYFIPAHWMLPIYAAALGLITNWLALAMVFRPLHPVKVGPFKVQGVFLKRQNEVAEKFAELSANELLTIGQITREIITGKYSPRTRSMVKRRLMPILESPVARATMQLALGTEAYAAVRTKVGDMSADFALTPMEDEKFNRDRAKVLQVNLAAKIRALPTEEFQDMLRPAFQEDEWILLVLGAVTGLAAGAAQLALGFA from the coding sequence ATGAACGATCTCGCTGCCTTCTGGCAGGAGCTTTACGCGCGTCCTGATTTCTGGGGCTTCGTGTCGATTCCGATCGTCGCCGCCGTGGTCACCTGGGGCCATGTCTGGATGGCGATCCAGATGGTGTTCTATCCGATCCATTTCGTCGGCTACCGGCCGCTTCTTCTCGGCTGGCAGGGCATCATCCCGCGCAAGGCCGAGAAGATGGCGGGCATCGTCGTCGACAAGACCCTGACCAAGCTCGGCACGGTCGGGGATTTCCTCGACCAGATGAATCCGGAACTGATCGCGGCCTATGTCGCCAATGCGATCGAGCGCCGGATCGAGGAAATCGTCGACGAGGTGATGGAGGAGCAGAACAAGGTCCTGTGGCAGAACCTGCCCCGGATGGTGCGCAACCGGGTCTATGCCCATGTCCGGGAAAAGTTGCCGGACGTGATGCTGGAACTGATGATGGAAATCATGGCCGATGTCGACAGTCTGGTCGACGTGCGCGAGATGGTGGTGCGCCAGATGGCCGGCGACCGGAACCTGATGGTGCGCATGTTCCAGGAGGTCGGGCACAAGGAATTCAAATTCATCATCGACGTCAGCTTCTGGATCGGGCTCGGTTTCGGCTTTATCCAGATGATCCTGTTCTACTTCATTCCGGCCCATTGGATGCTGCCGATCTATGCCGCCGCCCTCGGCCTGATCACCAACTGGCTGGCGCTGGCCATGGTGTTCCGCCCGCTGCACCCGGTGAAGGTCGGGCCGTTCAAGGTCCAGGGCGTGTTCCTGAAGCGCCAGAACGAGGTCGCCGAGAAATTCGCCGAGCTTTCGGCCAACGAGCTTCTGACCATCGGCCAGATCACGCGCGAGATCATCACCGGCAAATATTCGCCGCGCACGCGTTCGATGGTGAAGCGCCGGCTGATGCCGATCCTCGAATCGCCGGTCGCCCGCGCCACCATGCAACTGGCCCTGGGCACGGAAGCCTATGCCGCCGTGCGCACCAAGGTCGGGGACATGTCGGCCGATTTCGCCCTGACGCCGATGGAGGACGAGAAGTTCAACCGGGACCGGGCGAAAGTCCTCCAGGTCAATCTGGCGGCCAAGATCCGCGCCCTGCCGACCGAGGAATTCCAGGACATGCTGCGCCCGGCGTTCCAGGAGGACGAGTGGATCCTCCTGGTGCTCGGGGCGGTCACCGGCCTTGCCGCCGGCGCCGCCCAGCTTGCGCTGGGTTTCGCCTGA
- a CDS encoding 4-(cytidine 5'-diphospho)-2-C-methyl-D-erythritol kinase gives MSIDPGFPVAEAAPAKVNLYLHVTGRRDDGYHLLDSLVAFAETGDLVEAGPAGPGVLDLDLAGPFGPALAADGGDNLVLRAARGLRAALGEPALGARLRLTKVLPVAAGIGGGSSDAAAALRALCRLWRRELDSVQLSALALGLGADVPVCLGAVPAHMAGIGDRVEPVAGAGLAGLGLVLVNPGAHLPTPAVFRALGGRFGAADRLDPLPDAPAGIIEALAGRRNDLEAPAIGQCPIVADVLALLRGTDGVVLARMSGSGATCFGLCPDRAAALRAAAEIRRMRPAWWAAGGGMYKGREAP, from the coding sequence GTGTCGATTGACCCGGGTTTTCCCGTCGCCGAGGCCGCGCCCGCCAAGGTCAATCTCTATCTTCATGTCACCGGCCGGCGGGACGACGGCTATCACCTGCTCGATTCCCTGGTCGCCTTCGCCGAGACCGGCGATCTGGTCGAGGCGGGGCCGGCCGGCCCGGGCGTCCTCGACCTCGATCTCGCCGGCCCCTTCGGCCCCGCCCTGGCCGCGGACGGCGGCGACAATCTGGTGCTGCGCGCCGCCCGTGGCCTGCGCGCGGCCCTGGGCGAACCCGCCCTCGGCGCCCGCCTGCGCCTGACCAAGGTTCTGCCCGTCGCCGCCGGGATCGGCGGCGGATCGTCGGATGCGGCGGCGGCCTTGCGCGCCCTCTGCCGTCTCTGGCGGCGGGAGCTTGATTCGGTGCAACTCTCGGCGCTGGCGCTTGGTCTCGGCGCCGACGTGCCGGTCTGCCTCGGGGCGGTGCCGGCCCATATGGCGGGCATCGGCGACAGGGTGGAACCGGTCGCGGGCGCGGGGCTGGCCGGCCTCGGCCTGGTCCTGGTCAATCCGGGCGCCCATCTGCCGACACCGGCGGTGTTCCGGGCCCTGGGCGGGCGGTTTGGGGCGGCCGACCGGCTCGACCCCCTGCCGGATGCGCCGGCGGGAATCATCGAGGCCCTGGCGGGTCGGCGCAACGACCTGGAAGCGCCAGCCATCGGTCAATGCCCGATCGTCGCCGATGTTCTCGCCCTCCTCCGCGGAACGGATGGGGTCGTGCTTGCCAGGATGAGCGGTTCCGGCGCAACCTGCTTCGGTCTTTGCCCGGATCGGGCGGCCGCGCTTCGGGCGGCGGCGGAAATCCGCCGGATGCGGCCGGCCTGGTGGGCCGCCGGCGGTGGCATGTACAAGGGGCGGGAGGCGCCTTGA
- a CDS encoding tetratricopeptide repeat protein, with product MGGRSVAPPRPAPAFPVLAFPALARHVYSPRRLVSAVVAAVLLAGCATADVGATPNAGASLALEQVEVHSLAGGYLAGRHAGGTQDVLASARFYDAALRLDPGNTNLRRQAMMSALLVGRYLDAATHAEIVARLEPADPVAPLIATIAEMRTGRYEAAQKRLNALPSNSALDIISPIITAWAIQGQGDIDGALVALEKLGDSPGVRPFRLYHTALLAVAGGQTALAAKAFQALRTSIGGSWVHALLAEGAFLESIGEKAAARALYQAALKGGNNLALAAALARLERGEGAQPLVSTPVEGVAEAMFGIASLLAQEGANEPVLVYLRLAMMAKPDFPEAQALLAETFEDVGDKRAAAELFRTVAPDSLLRPMAEIRHALLLAEIDLKDEAVALLDRRISANGKDVDALTAKGDILRQGEDFAGAARAYGKAIDVIEADGQQPEARYWTLYFSRGICNERLRRWDDAEADLNRALALRPDQPSVLNYLAYSWVEQGRNLKKAEDMLKKAVADRPDDGYIVDSLGWVYFRQGRFEEAVAVLERAVSLKPGDPTINDHLGDAYWAVGRRAEAGFQWRTALALKPEAEQKKDIEGKLDKGLPAERLVPGVD from the coding sequence ATGGGCGGGCGTTCCGTCGCGCCGCCCCGTCCCGCACCCGCATTCCCCGTGCTCGCCTTTCCCGCGCTCGCACGTCATGTCTATTCCCCGCGTCGCCTGGTTTCGGCTGTCGTCGCTGCGGTGCTGCTGGCGGGCTGCGCCACCGCCGACGTCGGCGCGACGCCCAATGCCGGCGCGTCGCTCGCGCTCGAACAGGTCGAGGTGCATTCGCTCGCCGGCGGCTATCTGGCCGGGCGCCATGCCGGCGGCACCCAGGACGTTCTCGCCTCCGCCCGCTTCTATGATGCGGCGCTGCGCCTCGATCCGGGCAATACCAACCTGCGCCGGCAGGCCATGATGTCGGCCCTGCTGGTCGGGCGCTATCTCGATGCCGCGACCCATGCCGAGATCGTCGCCCGCCTGGAGCCGGCGGATCCGGTCGCGCCCCTGATCGCGACCATCGCCGAAATGCGCACCGGCCGCTATGAGGCGGCGCAGAAGCGCCTGAACGCGCTGCCCAGCAATTCCGCCCTCGACATCATCAGCCCGATCATCACCGCCTGGGCCATCCAGGGCCAGGGCGATATCGACGGCGCCCTCGTCGCCCTCGAAAAACTGGGCGACAGCCCGGGGGTGCGGCCGTTCCGCCTGTACCACACGGCGCTGCTGGCGGTCGCCGGCGGCCAGACCGCGCTGGCGGCCAAGGCATTCCAGGCCCTGCGCACCTCGATCGGCGGCTCCTGGGTCCATGCCCTGCTGGCCGAGGGCGCCTTCCTCGAATCGATCGGGGAGAAGGCGGCGGCCCGCGCGCTCTATCAGGCGGCGCTGAAGGGCGGCAACAATCTCGCCCTGGCCGCGGCGCTGGCCCGGCTGGAGCGGGGCGAGGGGGCCCAGCCCCTGGTCTCCACCCCGGTCGAAGGGGTGGCGGAGGCGATGTTCGGCATCGCCAGCCTGCTGGCCCAGGAGGGCGCGAACGAGCCCGTCCTGGTCTATCTCCGCCTGGCCATGATGGCGAAGCCCGATTTCCCCGAGGCCCAGGCCCTGCTGGCCGAAACCTTCGAGGATGTGGGCGACAAGCGCGCCGCCGCCGAATTGTTCCGCACCGTGGCGCCGGACTCCCTGCTGCGCCCGATGGCGGAAATCCGCCATGCCCTGCTCCTTGCCGAAATCGACCTGAAGGACGAGGCGGTCGCCCTGCTCGACCGGCGGATTTCCGCCAATGGCAAGGATGTCGACGCCCTGACCGCCAAGGGCGACATCCTGCGCCAGGGCGAGGATTTCGCCGGCGCGGCCCGGGCCTACGGCAAGGCGATCGACGTGATCGAGGCGGACGGCCAGCAGCCCGAGGCGCGCTATTGGACGCTCTATTTCTCGCGCGGGATCTGCAACGAGCGCCTGCGCCGCTGGGACGATGCCGAGGCGGACCTGAACCGCGCCCTGGCGCTGCGTCCGGACCAGCCGAGCGTGCTCAACTATCTCGCCTATTCCTGGGTCGAACAGGGCCGCAACCTGAAGAAGGCCGAGGACATGCTGAAGAAGGCGGTCGCCGACCGCCCGGACGACGGCTATATCGTCGACAGTCTCGGCTGGGTCTATTTCCGCCAGGGCCGTTTCGAGGAAGCGGTCGCCGTGCTCGAGCGCGCGGTCAGCCTGAAGCCGGGCGATCCGACCATCAACGATCACCTGGGCGACGCCTATTGGGCGGTCGGCCGCCGGGCCGAAGCCGGGTTCCAGTGGCGCACCGCGCTCGCCCTGAAACCCGAGGCGGAACAGAAGAAGGATATCGAGGGCAAGCTCGACAAGGGCCTGCCGGCGGAGCGCCTGGTGCCCGGTGTCGATTGA
- a CDS encoding helix-turn-helix domain-containing protein, protein MSALVPPEDLPEWVPGRILLASDGLGWNHVGLRSYHYAGQDVIVPAMRDYMLVGYRRGATPMQRRFDGRWRQETLTPGAASLLTRAQRAYWNWSEPIDVTHVYLSGGLVAQVAGEVMDCLVTEVTLADVLRTEDEVMTRAIEAIAAEAREKALGGTLYVESVARGLIIHLLRRYASVDTRRLEAGQGLSPGQQRRIAEFIDGHLGEAIDLEAMAAALDLTPCIFARRFRHSFGQPPYAYVIARRIGRAAQLLAQSRRPIKTIAADCGFTDQAHLTRLFARVHGTTPAAFRRQAE, encoded by the coding sequence ATGTCCGCCCTCGTTCCGCCCGAGGACCTGCCCGAATGGGTCCCGGGCCGCATCCTGCTCGCCAGCGACGGGCTCGGCTGGAACCATGTCGGGCTCCGGTCCTACCATTATGCCGGCCAGGACGTGATCGTGCCCGCCATGCGGGACTATATGCTGGTCGGCTATCGCCGGGGTGCGACGCCGATGCAGCGCCGCTTCGACGGGCGCTGGCGCCAGGAGACGCTGACCCCCGGCGCCGCCTCGCTGCTGACCCGGGCCCAGCGCGCCTATTGGAACTGGAGCGAGCCGATCGACGTCACCCATGTCTATCTCTCCGGCGGGCTGGTCGCCCAGGTGGCCGGCGAAGTGATGGATTGCCTGGTGACCGAAGTCACCCTGGCCGACGTGCTGCGCACCGAGGACGAGGTGATGACCCGGGCGATCGAGGCGATCGCCGCCGAGGCGCGGGAAAAGGCCCTGGGCGGCACGCTCTATGTCGAATCGGTCGCGCGGGGGCTGATCATCCACCTGCTGCGCCGCTACGCCTCGGTCGATACAAGGCGGCTGGAGGCGGGGCAGGGGCTTTCCCCCGGGCAGCAGCGCCGCATCGCCGAGTTCATCGACGGCCATCTGGGCGAGGCGATCGATCTCGAAGCCATGGCGGCGGCCCTGGACCTGACGCCCTGCATCTTCGCCCGCCGCTTCCGCCACAGTTTCGGCCAGCCGCCCTATGCCTATGTCATCGCCAGGCGCATCGGCCGCGCGGCGCAACTGCTGGCGCAAAGCCGGCGCCCGATCAAGACGATCGCGGCCGATTGCGGCTTCACCGACCAGGCCCATCTCACCCGCCTGTTCGCCCGCGTCCACGGCACCACGCCCGCCGCCTTTCGCCGGCAGGCGGAATAG
- a CDS encoding serine hydrolase domain-containing protein, translating into MSNLKPKLDAVLSSVTTGAARVPGVVAMVTDRDGDLYAGAAGERRLGGTAMSLDTVFAIFSTTKAIAGTAALQCVEEGLLDLDAPAKTYAPAIGRLQVIEGFDADGQPRLRAPKSDVTTRQLLLHVGGFGYDFFSETYKRLAEEHGQPSVVSGSRAAIETPLLFDPGERWEYGTNIDWVGQVVEGIRGQRLGAVLRERVFDPLAMDEIAFTRTPAMKTRTATIHARDGGGGLVPMDDFALPDNPEVDMGGHGLYGTVPEYMKFIRMWLNDGAGPRGRVLKPETVAWAVKSGLQAHQKVGMLPGVIPSLSNDAEFFPGVRKSWSYTFMVNDEPAPTGRPAGAIGWAGLANSYYWIDRRNGIGGYWATQILPFGDGVSFPGYMAFETAAYQALVAAKAA; encoded by the coding sequence ATGAGCAACCTGAAGCCAAAGCTCGATGCGGTGCTGTCAAGCGTGACCACGGGGGCCGCCCGCGTGCCGGGCGTGGTCGCCATGGTCACGGACCGCGACGGCGACCTTTATGCCGGCGCAGCCGGCGAGCGCCGCCTGGGCGGGACGGCCATGAGCCTCGACACGGTCTTCGCCATTTTCTCGACCACCAAGGCGATCGCCGGCACGGCGGCGCTGCAATGCGTCGAGGAGGGGCTGCTGGACCTCGACGCCCCGGCCAAGACCTATGCCCCGGCGATCGGCAGGCTGCAGGTGATCGAGGGCTTCGACGCCGACGGCCAGCCCCGCCTGCGCGCCCCGAAAAGCGATGTCACCACCCGCCAGCTCCTGCTTCATGTCGGCGGCTTCGGCTATGATTTCTTCAGCGAGACCTACAAGCGCCTGGCAGAGGAGCACGGCCAGCCGTCCGTGGTCAGCGGCAGCCGCGCCGCGATCGAGACCCCCTTGCTCTTCGATCCGGGCGAGCGCTGGGAATACGGCACCAATATCGACTGGGTGGGGCAGGTGGTCGAGGGCATCCGCGGCCAGCGCCTGGGCGCGGTGCTGCGCGAACGGGTGTTCGACCCCCTGGCCATGGACGAGATCGCCTTCACCCGCACGCCGGCGATGAAGACGCGGACCGCCACCATCCATGCCCGCGACGGCGGCGGCGGCCTGGTGCCGATGGATGATTTCGCCCTGCCGGACAATCCGGAGGTGGACATGGGCGGCCACGGGCTCTACGGCACCGTGCCCGAATACATGAAGTTCATCCGCATGTGGCTGAACGACGGCGCCGGCCCGCGCGGCCGGGTGCTGAAGCCCGAGACCGTGGCCTGGGCGGTGAAGAGCGGCCTGCAGGCGCACCAGAAGGTGGGCATGCTGCCGGGGGTCATTCCCAGCCTGTCGAATGACGCGGAATTCTTCCCCGGCGTGCGGAAATCCTGGTCCTATACCTTCATGGTCAACGACGAGCCGGCGCCGACCGGCCGGCCCGCCGGGGCCATCGGCTGGGCCGGGCTGGCCAACAGCTATTACTGGATCGACCGCCGGAACGGCATCGGCGGCTATTGGGCGACCCAGATCCTGCCCTTCGGCGACGGCGTGTCCTTCCCCGGCTATATGGCGTTCGAGACCGCCGCCTATCAGGCCCTGGTGGCGGCCAAGGCCGCCTGA